In Bacteroidota bacterium, the genomic stretch TTTTTCGTTGCTGTTGTAAAGTACCCAGTCAATTCCGGTATAAATATTTTTAATGGTTATTTTTTCATATTTTTTTACCCCATAAATTCCATCGGGGCAGTGACCGTAAAAAAAATTAAAATCTGTAACTGATGGGGTTTCCCGAATGATATTTTCTTTTTTAATTGTTGCGCCTTGTAAATTCATATCTATCCGGCTCCATTCTATTTTGCGGTTCTGCCCTTCATCAATGGGGACTGGTGTTGTATTGAGAAGGGTGCCCTCTTTCTCATTTGTCTGCCCTGTGCTGAGCCATTCGGCTTGTCTTTTCGAAGAAACCTCATCTTCTATTTTTACAAATACATATGTTACCCCCATTTCAGTAACATACATATTCATACCGGGAGCTTCGGATTTAAAAAGCACAAAGGGAACAGGCTTGCCATTCATGTCAGTCATCTGCCCTTTGTTTTCTAAAAATTGTACGGGCTGGGATTGGATCCATTGGTTTGCCTCTACTTTTAGGGTTGGACTATTTTTATAGCCCTCTTTGCCGTTGGCAAGTATATTAACTACAATAAGCAGTGCGACAAGGAAATTGTATATTTTTTTCATGCCAAAATCATTTAAGTGCGATAAATAATTCTAAACCAAAAGTCTTCACTCAGTCCTTTAATTCTCTACAGAGCCTGCATAAAAGCCTCCGATCGAGGGTTTGAAAAAATACGAATACGTATATTAAAAATATCAAATTTGAACATGCTATTATAATACCAACATTTTTTTTATATACTCATGCTCCGGGTTAGACAAACTTATTGTGAATATGCCTTTCCCGAAATTACTTAAATCCGGTTGTTTTGAGTATTTACCGGTGAAATCCCTTAAAATATCTGTGAATACTGTTTGTCCCAATACATCCTTTATAATGATTGTATAATCAGCTTTGTCAGTCGCATCAAAATACAGGGTAAAGCGCCCGTCATTAGGGTTGGGGAATATAGTTAAATACATATTATTCCTGCTAACCAAATCAATTCCTGTGGTGGTAAACGCATAGGTAGCTGAAGTATCGGCACACCCTCCCGTCGCGGTAACGACCACGGTATAATTTCCGTTTAATGTAACATTATATGACCGTGCTGTAGCCCCTATGATAATATTTCCGTTTAAATACCACTGGTAAGTGCTGGCAACGCTTGAGGTAAGAACATTTCCTGATGAGCTGATAACAGGTTTTGCCGGAAGAGGATTTGCAACAATAAAATTATTTTTTGTCAACGTTGTACTGCCTCCCGTATTTGAAGTAGTTAACACCACATTATATGTTCCGGGAGTTGAGTAGGTAACAACAGGATTTTGCAAGTTTGAACTGGCAGGTGATCCTCCGGGAAAACTCCAACTCCAGGTGGTAGGTGTATTTGTTGTCTGATCGGCAAAACTAACCTGCTGTCCAACACAAATATTGGTGTTGCTGGCCGAAAAAGATGTAACGGGCCCGAAAATCGTACCGTACTTATAATCGAAGTCAAAATAAACATCGGCATAAATATTTTTATTGTCCACCATATCCTGGGCTTGTTGCTCTGTAAGGCCTTGGGTATTTGTTATCTTAATTGCAACGTACCTCACTGCATTTGTAAGAATCAGTTTAGCAATATACGTTCTGCCCTTTTGAGGTACGTCAACTGTTGTTGAAGCGGCAGTTGAATTATATGCAGCAGCCAGTTCACTTGCCTGGGTGGTATTGGCATAATCGAATGTTGCGGGAATTAAATAATATTTTGTGGCCCCATTGCCATAAATGGCGCCATTCCATATTACGCTGGCACCGGAAGTAAATCCAACATTTTTGTAATTGTACCCGTTGCCGAAAATTCCATTGGTTTCTACCAGGTCCATATTGGCGTGGTCGGATGATGTTGTAGTATTTTTATACACATTGTTCAGGAAATCATAACCGGATTGGAATCCGTTGGCGTAAGTGCCGTAATAATTGTTGCCATTAATACTTGAGCTGTGATGTTCATAAATTCTTTTTCCTGTTACTGATGTGAGCGTTTGAGACATGGCTATTGCTGAAGTTAAAATGAAAAAAGCAAATACGATTTTAACGGATGTAGTTTTTGAGTTCATGGGTAATTTGTTTTTTAACGTTTATTTTTTGAGATTTTTTATTTCACCACACTTAAATTATTCAAGGCTGTAATTGATTTTGTTATATATAAAATTGAGATAAAAGGCCATGAAAATGAAACAAATATTTTAAATTAAATAGGAATTGTAAAATGATATTAATTATATTTTATACTAAATAATGCCATAAATAGCATAATTTATGTAATTTTATACCGTTATTTATCGGAAACGAAATGTCAAGAAAATCGGAAGAATATCTATTTGAGTTGATAAAATCTTTAACTAGAGGAGAGAAGAGGATATTTAAACAACTTGCGAACTATTCTTCTTCGGGTAAAAAAAAGTACCTCTTTTTATTTGAAATTATTGACACTCAAAATGTGTATGACGAACAAGTAATAAAGAAAAAGCTCAAAAGGGAAAAGATACTTACCCTCCTTCCGGACTTAAAAAATTATTTACAGGAGCTTATTTTAAAAAGCATGCGGTTTTATTATTCGGGAAAAACCATTGAAAGTAAAGTAAGGGAAGATATTTCCGACATTGAGTTTTGTCAAAAAAAGGGATTGGAAAAGCTTAGAGATAAAATATTGGTAAAGTCAAAACATTTGGCCGCGGAACATGAAAAACACGAATCTTCGCTTCTGCTTTTAAACAAGGAAATGAATTTCAGATCAGTTCTGTCCCGTAAGGATATACTTGTTGAACAGGAAGTAATAAATAAAAAGATGATTTCCATTTTGAAGTACCGGCATCTTACTCATTCGACATTTGAACTACTTAAAAAAGGTGAAATAAGAGATGAAAGCACAAAAAAGAAATGGGAGAAAATAATTAAAGACCCTGTGATGTCTGAAGCAGCAGAACCTGCAGGTTATGAAGAGTTTTACGCTTACCACAGGATATGGATGATTTATTATTCAACAACCAATGACTTTAAAAAGAGCGTGCACCATTCAGAATTAATACTCCAAAATATTGAATCAAGACCGGATTGGCTTGTTGAAAATATGAATATGTATATAAGCACACTGAGTGATCTGGTTGTTGCCAGATGTTTGAATAAAGACACCGAAAATGCAGAGTATGCTTTGAACAAGCTCATTCATGTTCAGAATTGGAAGCTAAATCGCAGTGACAGGTATACGCTCATAAACCTTACATGCCTTGCTTATGGCAATTTGTTAGAGGGGTTTTTGAAGGTGAATAATTTTGACAGGGGATTGCAATTGGCAATGGAGGCTGAAAAATTTATAAATATTAATAATGTAGATCATAAATATAAATCAGGTTTATTTTTTAAACTGTCGGTTATCTATTTATATACAAAGAATTACAAAGCGGCACTAAAATGGAATACAGCGGTATTGGATGGATCAGATCAGAATTACATAGAAGACGAATCGGCCTTTGCAAGAATATTAAATTTGATAATTCATTATGAATTAGGGAATGATGAATTGTTGCCATATTTCGTTCGTTCCACCTATCGTTTTCTGCATAAAAGAAAAAGATTATATAAAACCGAGGATGCAATACTGAGATTTATACGAAATCAATTGCCCAAATCAAATTCACGAAAAGAGACTATTAATTTTTTTAAGAAACTTCACTTGGAATTGCGAGTAATCACCAAACATCCTTTTGAAGCAAAAGCATTAGAGTATTTTGATTTCATTTCGTGGTTGGATAGTAAAACAGAAGGAAAATCATTTGCGGAGGTAGTGATGAGGAAGGCGAAGCGTTGATACTTATCACGGTGTAGTAAAGTTAACAGTCACACTGCACCCGTTTTTATCTTTAATATTTACAGTATATGCTCCCGGGCAAAGTTGGTTCTTGTATCTGTTCACATATCCATCCGGCCAGGTATAACTGTAAGGGCTTGTGCCGCCAGTACCGGTTATCATTATCCATTCTTTGCAGCCGCAACCTGCGCAATTGGCTGTTCCTTTGGTGAATTGTCCGGTTAAAGCAGGAGGTGAAATTACTCCGGCGCTTGAGGTTGCGGTGCAACCTTTTGAATCGGTAATTGTTATTGTGTAATTACCTGCTGAAAGGCCTGTAGCTGTTTGAGTGATTTGGCCACTACTCCAATTAAAAGTAAAAGGGGAAGTTCCGCCTCCGACCGATGCAGATGCTGAGCCATTGGCATTTCCATTGCAGGTTATATTGGTTGATGCTATTGTTGCATTAACGGCAGGATTGGCAGTTACAACCGCAGTTGATGTAGATGTATTTCCACTTGCATCTTTTACTGTAAGCGTATAAGTTGTAGTGGACACAGGACAAACGTTTATGTTTTGTGCCGTGTAACCTGTGCTCCAACTATAAGTATACGGGGTAGCGCCGCCAACTGAACTTGATGTAACCGTAATACATGAACCGGGACACACCGAAGCAGCATTCGTTGTTACTGTCGGACCACCTGTACAATTTATTATCGTTACATTACCTGTAATAGTATGAAGACATCCTCCGCTAAAAACCTGGTGCGTAATACTGTATGTTCCTGTTGTTAAAAAAGCATATGAAAAATCGTTAGTCGTTCCGCTTACATTAGCAGGGGCACCTATCGTCCAACTGTATGTTGTTGTTCCTCCGGTTGTCCCGGTATTAGTAAAGTTCACATTGGTGCCGGTACAGGCAGTGGGTGAATTTGTAAATGTTGCCGACACCGGACTATTATTAGTTACGCTGAATGTCTTAGTAGCAACGCAACCGTTTCCATCAGTAACAGTCACCGTATAAATACCCGGTGCGGGATTATCATACGTTGCTGCTGTATGGCCGGAACTCCAACTATACATAACAGGCGACACTCCGCTCACCTTGACTATTATACTACCATTTGCATTACATGTATTATTTGTGATTGAAGCAGCTATCACCGGCGGAATATTTTCTGCAATAATTGAACCGGTTGCAGTACACCCCTTAGAATCTGTTACAGTTACACTGTATGTACCGGCATTTAACCCGGATACGGTTGAAGTAGTCTGGCTATTATTCCATAAATAAACATAAGGTGGGGTTCCATTTGCGGGAGATACAGTTACTGTGGCTTTATTAGCTGAACAGGACCAATTGGTTGAAAATCCCAAAGCCAACTTTGAAGGTTGTGTAATATTAATGCTTTGAACAGATGTACAGTTGCCCACATCTGTAGCAACCACCGAATACGTGCCGACACAAAGTCCGCTTGCGGTTAAAGCGGTTTGGCCATTACTCCATGAATAGGTATAAGGAGAGGTTCCTCCGCTTGCGGCGATAGTTGCGCTGCCATTGCAGAATCCGGTGCAGGATACATTGTTTTGCGTACTGCTCAGAGATACACTTCCGGAACCACCCGGAAGAATGTAATTTATTGTGGTACTGTTTATGTTGCAGTTTGAATCGGTTACTTTAACGGAATAATTACCGGAACAAAGACCGGTAATGGTATTCGTGTTACTGTTTGCGTTAAGCGTTTGAGATCCGCTACTCCATACATAATTAAAAGGCGGTGTACCACAAGCCACAGTTACTGTTGCCGTTCCATTACAAATGCACAAACCGGGATTAACCTGATTCTGAGTATATACAGGCAGAGTGGGTATAAATTTAGCTATATATGGTTCATTTGCTCCATTGGGAGTAGCATCATAATAAGCACCTCCGCCAGGGTCAGCGGTAATATAATTGGTGCCTGTAGATTGATACCACTCTCCTACCATATATACACTCCCATTCAGATCAGTTGCCAAACCTTCCCTGAAATCAGTTAAACTGCTGCCCCAATAGGTTGCCCATAACAAAGAGCCGGTATTATCGAATTTCGCAAGAAGAATATCATTATTAAAAGCACTGCCCGCGTTGTTTAAGGACCCATCATAAAAAGAACCACAGGCAGGGTTATACGTGGCAATATCTGTTGAGAATGTTTCAAAGGCCGCATATATATTATTACAAACATCAACAACAATATGTGCATCCGGCTCGAAAACATATTTATATGTACTTAATAAAAAAGTGATCTCGTCACCACTGCCACCATAGTAAGTTGCCCATTGACGCGCACCTGCATTATTAAATTTTAATACAAATGCATCATAAATTCCTCCCAAGGTTCCGTCATAATAAGAAGTACCGCCCGGATTCTGAAGAGGCAAATTGGAAGATCCTGTGTATCCTAAGACAAATAAATTATTATTTATATCTGTTGTAAGGGCCATTGCCCAATCGTTACCGCTTCCTCCATAATACGTGGCCCATTGCAGCACTCCCGCATTGCTGAACTTTGATATATAGCCATCGAAAGTTCCTGCCAGAGTATTGTTAAAATAGGCTCCTCCCCCCGGATCCTTCACAGGCAGATTGGCAGAGCCTGTGTATCCGCAAATAAAAGCGCTTCCTGCAATATCAACGGTAACAGAAAAACAATTCTCAAGTCCGCTTCCTCCATAATACGTAGCCCATTTAAGAGTCTGGGTATTGTCGAACTTTAAAATAAACGCATCGCCTCCGGCATAAGTATAATTAGTGATATTTCCTCCGGCATAGATTCCCTGGAAATAAGCGCCCACTCCCGGATTCAACAATGGAAGATTTGTTGATGTGGTATTACCTACTACAAATACATTTCCACTTGCATCTGTGGTTATAGATTGACCCCCAAATTCATCTGCACTGCCTCCATAGTACGTGGCCCACAACCTATTGCCCGAGTTATCGAATTTGAGAATAACACCATCTTGCCCTCCCGCTTGTACAGATTGAAAATACCCGCCTGAATTTTTCAAAGGAAAATCAGGGGAATCACTTACCCCGGTGACATAAATGTTATTATTTAAATCAATGGTCGCGCAATAAAAAATATCACTACCCGAACCTCCGTAATAAGTTGCCCACAATCGGACACCCGAGCTATTGAATTTCAAAATAAAACCTTCCCAGGAAATGGACGTAGTTTGGTAATAAACACCTGCGTTAAATAAAGGAAAAGTGTTATTACCTGCTCCATAACCCGCCACAATAACATTTCCATCGGCATCACATTTTACACTGGTTGGTCCATCATGCGCGTTGCCGCCATAGCCGGTGGCCCACCAAAGTTGCGGATCAATAGTAAGCGGAAAACGCCGATCGTAACCGGACAAAGCAAACTGAATGCGTGTATCATATCCACCGCACTTGTTATGTTGATCATATGTTTTAATGAATTTAGTTCCTATCTGATTCCCATTTTGAAAACTTAATGGTGCATCCTCCTGCAATGTTCCGAGCTTTGTTTTTAATTGGATACCTCCTTTACTATTGAACCTTAATGGTTCGGGGGAGGAATAATCCAATTGTATAAGATTGTGATCAGCTCCCGGATTAACCACAAAATCGTACTTAAACCCTTTTTCACTGGAACTGTATAGCACCCAGTCAATACCGGGATAAACATTCTTTATAATTACCTGTTCAAACTCCTTAACTCCGGTTATCCCGTTGCTGCAGTGAGAAAGAAAAAAATTAATATCAGTAACAGAGGCCCCTTCTTTGATGATATTTTCTCTCTGTATATCCGCCCCATTCAAATTCATATTTACAATACATAATTCAGCTTTAGCAACTTCACCTTTTCCTTCTATATGATCTTCTTCTTCCACTTTTACAAAAACATAGATCAGTCCTTTTTCAGTGACGTACATATCCACACCTTGGGCTGATGCTTTAAAAAAAACAAATGGAACCGGTCTTCCATTATTATCGGTTAGTTGCCCCCTGTTCTCTATAAACTTCACAGGTTGACCTTTTATAAACTGCCTGGCCTGCTCTTTATAAACCGATTCATCCTTATACACATTATTATTTAGGGCAACAGACGGATAGCCGAAGGTTTGTGCAACCAAATAACTTACAGGCCACTCTGCTAATATGCAAATGATAAAAATATAGTTCCTCATAGAGCTTAATCGGTTAAACGTTTATCTACACTGACCCCAAATTCCCTGACCCCAGCCAACCATCTCCGTATTGAAATAAAGTTATTGCATTAATGGCCCGGTGTCAAATCAAATATATTCATTTTATACATTCCCATTAAATAATAAATGGCCATATAAATTCATTTTTTTTGATAAAATAGCTATATTTAACAATATTTTAATAAATATTCATACAATCCCATGAAAAAACCGGACGACCTTTTCCTCCTGATAAGATCAATGAGTAGTAATGAAAAAAGATACTTTAAACTTTTTGCATCTATACAAAAAGGTGACAAGAATTATATTAAACTATTTGAAGTGATCGGACGGCAAAAAGAATATGATGAAAAAGAAATTAAAAAAAAATTCTCAGAAACTGTATTTATAA encodes the following:
- a CDS encoding PKD domain-containing protein, encoding MNSKTTSVKIVFAFFILTSAIAMSQTLTSVTGKRIYEHHSSSINGNNYYGTYANGFQSGYDFLNNVYKNTTTSSDHANMDLVETNGIFGNGYNYKNVGFTSGASVIWNGAIYGNGATKYYLIPATFDYANTTQASELAAAYNSTAASTTVDVPQKGRTYIAKLILTNAVRYVAIKITNTQGLTEQQAQDMVDNKNIYADVYFDFDYKYGTIFGPVTSFSASNTNICVGQQVSFADQTTNTPTTWSWSFPGGSPASSNLQNPVVTYSTPGTYNVVLTTSNTGGSTTLTKNNFIVANPLPAKPVISSSGNVLTSSVASTYQWYLNGNIIIGATARSYNVTLNGNYTVVVTATGGCADTSATYAFTTTGIDLVSRNNMYLTIFPNPNDGRFTLYFDATDKADYTIIIKDVLGQTVFTDILRDFTGKYSKQPDLSNFGKGIFTISLSNPEHEYIKKMLVL
- a CDS encoding SBBP repeat-containing protein produces the protein MRNYIFIICILAEWPVSYLVAQTFGYPSVALNNNVYKDESVYKEQARQFIKGQPVKFIENRGQLTDNNGRPVPFVFFKASAQGVDMYVTEKGLIYVFVKVEEEDHIEGKGEVAKAELCIVNMNLNGADIQRENIIKEGASVTDINFFLSHCSNGITGVKEFEQVIIKNVYPGIDWVLYSSSEKGFKYDFVVNPGADHNLIQLDYSSPEPLRFNSKGGIQLKTKLGTLQEDAPLSFQNGNQIGTKFIKTYDQHNKCGGYDTRIQFALSGYDRRFPLTIDPQLWWATGYGGNAHDGPTSVKCDADGNVIVAGYGAGNNTFPLFNAGVYYQTTSISWEGFILKFNSSGVRLWATYYGGSGSDIFYCATIDLNNNIYVTGVSDSPDFPLKNSGGYFQSVQAGGQDGVILKFDNSGNRLWATYYGGSADEFGGQSITTDASGNVFVVGNTTSTNLPLLNPGVGAYFQGIYAGGNITNYTYAGGDAFILKFDNTQTLKWATYYGGSGLENCFSVTVDIAGSAFICGYTGSANLPVKDPGGGAYFNNTLAGTFDGYISKFSNAGVLQWATYYGGSGNDWAMALTTDINNNLFVLGYTGSSNLPLQNPGGTSYYDGTLGGIYDAFVLKFNNAGARQWATYYGGSGDEITFLLSTYKYVFEPDAHIVVDVCNNIYAAFETFSTDIATYNPACGSFYDGSLNNAGSAFNNDILLAKFDNTGSLLWATYWGSSLTDFREGLATDLNGSVYMVGEWYQSTGTNYITADPGGGAYYDATPNGANEPYIAKFIPTLPVYTQNQVNPGLCICNGTATVTVACGTPPFNYVWSSGSQTLNANSNTNTITGLCSGNYSVKVTDSNCNINSTTINYILPGGSGSVSLSSTQNNVSCTGFCNGSATIAASGGTSPYTYSWSNGQTALTASGLCVGTYSVVATDVGNCTSVQSINITQPSKLALGFSTNWSCSANKATVTVSPANGTPPYVYLWNNSQTTSTVSGLNAGTYSVTVTDSKGCTATGSIIAENIPPVIAASITNNTCNANGSIIVKVSGVSPVMYSWSSGHTAATYDNPAPGIYTVTVTDGNGCVATKTFSVTNNSPVSATFTNSPTACTGTNVNFTNTGTTGGTTTYSWTIGAPANVSGTTNDFSYAFLTTGTYSITHQVFSGGCLHTITGNVTIINCTGGPTVTTNAASVCPGSCITVTSSSVGGATPYTYSWSTGYTAQNINVCPVSTTTYTLTVKDASGNTSTSTAVVTANPAVNATIASTNITCNGNANGSASASVGGGTSPFTFNWSSGQITQTATGLSAGNYTITITDSKGCTATSSAGVISPPALTGQFTKGTANCAGCGCKEWIMITGTGGTSPYSYTWPDGYVNRYKNQLCPGAYTVNIKDKNGCSVTVNFTTP